From one Orcinus orca chromosome 10, mOrcOrc1.1, whole genome shotgun sequence genomic stretch:
- the NAA80 gene encoding LOW QUALITY PROTEIN: N-alpha-acetyltransferase 80 (The sequence of the model RefSeq protein was modified relative to this genomic sequence to represent the inferred CDS: deleted 1 base in 1 codon) → MPARGDPEIQLAKLILDPTHQPDLTLSPRLAELTLGSACHPEMTLSPGSTELTLDPARQPEETPAPNLAELTLEPVHCRPELLDACADLINEQWPRSRASRLHSLGQSSDAFPLCLMLLSPRPTPEADPIVVGHARLSRVLDRPQSLLVETVVVARALRGRGFGRCLMEGLEAFAQARGFRRLHLTTHDQLHFYAHLGYQLGEPVQGLVFTSRWLPATLLSAFPRASFPRPPCRAPSLTAQAAPRAPKGSSLPPPPPLPEPLTTLPPPPGGPPPQSLLETQYQDLRRRPIFWMEKDI, encoded by the exons ATGCCAGCCAGAGGTGACCCTGAGATCCAA CTGGCCAAGCTGATCCTGGATCCTACACACCAGCCAGATCtgaccctgagccccaggctAGCTGAGTTGACCCTGGGTTCTGCATGCCATCCAGAGATGACCCTCAGTCCTGGCTCAACTGAGCTGACCCTGGATCCCGCACGCCAGCCAGAGGAGACCCCAGCCCCCAACCTGGCTGAGCtgaccctggagcctgtgcactgccGACCTGAGCTCCTCGATGCCTGTGCCGACCTCATCAATGAGCAGTGGCCCCGCAGCCGCGCCTCCCGCCTGCACTCCTTGGGCCAGTCCTCAGATGCCTTCCCCCTCTGCTTGATGCTGCTGAGCCCCCGTCCCACGCCAGAGGCAGACCCCATTGTGGTGGGCCATGCCCGCCTGTCACGGGTGCTGGACCGGCCCCAGAGCCTCCTAGTGGAGACGGTGGTGGTGGCCCGAGCCTTGAGGGGCCGTGGCTTTGGCCGCTGCCTCATGGAGGGCCTTGAAGCCTTTGCTCAGGCCCGGGGCTTCCGCCGGCTACACCTCACCACCCATGACCAGCTGCACTTTTACGCCCACCTGGGATACCAGCTGGGTGAGCCTGTGCAGGGCCTGGTCTTCACCAGTCGGTGGCTGCCTGCCACCCTGCTCAGTGCCTTCCCCAGGGCCTCCTTTCCCCGGCCACCCTGCAGGGCCCCTAGCCTGACTGCCCAAGCTGCCCCAAGAGCCCCCAAGGGGTCATCATTgccgccacccccacccctgcctgagCCCTTGACCACCCTACCCCCACCTCCAGGAGGGCCCCCTCCACAAAGCCTGCTGGAGACTCAATACCAAGACCTGAGAAGACGCCCCATATTCTGGATGGAGAAAGACATCTGA
- the HYAL3 gene encoding hyaluronidase-3 isoform X1, whose protein sequence is MTMQLGLALVLGVALCLGCGQPLLQAPERPFLVLWNVPSAHCKARFGVHLPLEALGIAANRGQRFHGQNVTIFYKNQLGFYPYLGPRGTAHNGGIPQAVPLDRHLARAAYQIRHSLQPGFAGLAVLDWEEWCPLWSGNWGRRQVYQTASWAWARRVFPNLDPQEQLYKARIGFEQAARALMEDTLRLGRALQPHGLWGFYRFPACGNGWHGTASNYTGHCHAATLARNTQLHWLWAASSALFPSIYLPPRLPPAHHHAFVRYRLEEAFRVALAGHPHPLPVLAYARLTHRSSGRFLSQDELVQTIGVTAALGAAGVVLWGDLSFSSSEEECWHLHDYLVSTLGPYVINVTRAAMACSHQRCHGHGRCAWQDPGQLEVFLHLEPDGSPGDWESFSCRCYSGWAGPTCQEPRPEEAT, encoded by the exons ATGACCATGCAGCTAGGCCTGGCCCTGGTGCTAGGGGTGGCCCTGTGCTTGGGATGTGGCCAGCCCCTGCTGCAAGCCCCTGAACGCCCCTTCTTGGTGCTGTGGAATGTGCCCTCAGCACACTGTAAGGCCCGCTTTGGCGTGCACCTGCCACTAGAGGCCCTGGGCATTGCAGCCAACCGTGGCCAGCGTTTCCACGGCCAGAATGTCACCATCTTCTACAAGAACCAGCTCGGCTTCTATCCCTACCTTGGGCCGAGGGGCACAGCTCACAACGGGGGCATCCCCCAGGCTGTGCCCCTTGACCGCCACCTGGCACGGGCTGCCTATCAGATCCGCCACAGCCTGCAACCTGGCTTCGCTGGCCTGGCAGTACTGGACTGGGAGGAATGGTGTCCACTCTGGTCTGGGAACTGGGGCCGCCGCCAGGTCTACCAGACAGCCTCCTGGGCTTGGGCACGGCGGGTATTCCCCAACCTGGACCCCCAGGAGCAGCTCTACAAGGCCCGTATCGGCTTTGAACAGGCAGCCCGTGCACTGATGGAGGATACACTGCGGCTAGGCCGGGCACTGCAGCCCCATGGGCTCTGGGGCTTCTATCGCTTCCCGGCCTGTGGCAATGGCTGGCATGGTACAGCTTCCAATTACACGGGCCACTGCCATGCAGCCACCCTTGCCCGCAACACCCAACTGCATTGGCTCTGGGCCGCCTCCAGCGCCCTCTTCCCTAGCATATACCTCCCACCCAGGTTACCACCTGCTCACCACCACGCATTTGTCCGATACCGCCTGGAGGAGGCCTTCCGTGTGGCCCTCGCTGGGCACCCACATCCCCTGCCTGTCCTGGCCTATGCCCGCCTCACACACCGGAGCTCTGGGAGGTTCCTGTCCCAG GATGAACTTGTGCAGACCATTGGTGTGACCGCTGCACTGGGGGCAGCCGGCGTGGTGCTCTGGGGGGACCTGAGCTTCTCCAGTTCTGAG gaGGAGTGCTGGCATCTCCATGACTACCTAGTGAGCACCCTGGGCCCTTATGTGATCAACGTGACCAGGGCAGCCATGGCCTGCAGTCACCAGCGGTGCCATGGCCATGGCCGATGTGCTTGGCAAGACCCAGGACAACTGGAAGTCTTTCTGCACCTGGAGCCAGATGGCAGCCCTGGAGATTGGGAGTCCTTCAGCTGCCGTTGTTACTCGGGCTGGGCTGGCCCTACCTGCCAGGAGCCCAGGCCTGAAGAAGCAACATAA
- the HYAL3 gene encoding hyaluronidase-3 isoform X3 produces the protein MLPPAHHHAFVRYRLEEAFRVALAGHPHPLPVLAYARLTHRSSGRFLSQDELVQTIGVTAALGAAGVVLWGDLSFSSSEEECWHLHDYLVSTLGPYVINVTRAAMACSHQRCHGHGRCAWQDPGQLEVFLHLEPDGSPGDWESFSCRCYSGWAGPTCQEPRPEEAT, from the exons AT GTTACCACCTGCTCACCACCACGCATTTGTCCGATACCGCCTGGAGGAGGCCTTCCGTGTGGCCCTCGCTGGGCACCCACATCCCCTGCCTGTCCTGGCCTATGCCCGCCTCACACACCGGAGCTCTGGGAGGTTCCTGTCCCAG GATGAACTTGTGCAGACCATTGGTGTGACCGCTGCACTGGGGGCAGCCGGCGTGGTGCTCTGGGGGGACCTGAGCTTCTCCAGTTCTGAG gaGGAGTGCTGGCATCTCCATGACTACCTAGTGAGCACCCTGGGCCCTTATGTGATCAACGTGACCAGGGCAGCCATGGCCTGCAGTCACCAGCGGTGCCATGGCCATGGCCGATGTGCTTGGCAAGACCCAGGACAACTGGAAGTCTTTCTGCACCTGGAGCCAGATGGCAGCCCTGGAGATTGGGAGTCCTTCAGCTGCCGTTGTTACTCGGGCTGGGCTGGCCCTACCTGCCAGGAGCCCAGGCCTGAAGAAGCAACATAA
- the HYAL3 gene encoding hyaluronidase-3 isoform X2: MTMQLGLALVLGVALCLGCGQPLLQAPERPFLVLWNVPSAHCKARFGVHLPLEALGIAANRGQRFHGQNVTIFYKNQLGFYPYLGPRGTAHNGGIPQAVPLDRHLARAAYQIRHSLQPGFAGLAVLDWEEWCPLWSGNWGRRQVYQTASWAWARRVFPNLDPQEQLYKARIGFEQAARALMEDTLRLGRALQPHGLWGFYRFPACGNGWHGTASNYTGHCHAATLARNTQLHWLWAASSALFPSIYLPPRLPPAHHHAFVRYRLEEAFRVALAGHPHPLPVLAYARLTHRSSGRFLSQEECWHLHDYLVSTLGPYVINVTRAAMACSHQRCHGHGRCAWQDPGQLEVFLHLEPDGSPGDWESFSCRCYSGWAGPTCQEPRPEEAT; the protein is encoded by the exons ATGACCATGCAGCTAGGCCTGGCCCTGGTGCTAGGGGTGGCCCTGTGCTTGGGATGTGGCCAGCCCCTGCTGCAAGCCCCTGAACGCCCCTTCTTGGTGCTGTGGAATGTGCCCTCAGCACACTGTAAGGCCCGCTTTGGCGTGCACCTGCCACTAGAGGCCCTGGGCATTGCAGCCAACCGTGGCCAGCGTTTCCACGGCCAGAATGTCACCATCTTCTACAAGAACCAGCTCGGCTTCTATCCCTACCTTGGGCCGAGGGGCACAGCTCACAACGGGGGCATCCCCCAGGCTGTGCCCCTTGACCGCCACCTGGCACGGGCTGCCTATCAGATCCGCCACAGCCTGCAACCTGGCTTCGCTGGCCTGGCAGTACTGGACTGGGAGGAATGGTGTCCACTCTGGTCTGGGAACTGGGGCCGCCGCCAGGTCTACCAGACAGCCTCCTGGGCTTGGGCACGGCGGGTATTCCCCAACCTGGACCCCCAGGAGCAGCTCTACAAGGCCCGTATCGGCTTTGAACAGGCAGCCCGTGCACTGATGGAGGATACACTGCGGCTAGGCCGGGCACTGCAGCCCCATGGGCTCTGGGGCTTCTATCGCTTCCCGGCCTGTGGCAATGGCTGGCATGGTACAGCTTCCAATTACACGGGCCACTGCCATGCAGCCACCCTTGCCCGCAACACCCAACTGCATTGGCTCTGGGCCGCCTCCAGCGCCCTCTTCCCTAGCATATACCTCCCACCCAGGTTACCACCTGCTCACCACCACGCATTTGTCCGATACCGCCTGGAGGAGGCCTTCCGTGTGGCCCTCGCTGGGCACCCACATCCCCTGCCTGTCCTGGCCTATGCCCGCCTCACACACCGGAGCTCTGGGAGGTTCCTGTCCCAG gaGGAGTGCTGGCATCTCCATGACTACCTAGTGAGCACCCTGGGCCCTTATGTGATCAACGTGACCAGGGCAGCCATGGCCTGCAGTCACCAGCGGTGCCATGGCCATGGCCGATGTGCTTGGCAAGACCCAGGACAACTGGAAGTCTTTCTGCACCTGGAGCCAGATGGCAGCCCTGGAGATTGGGAGTCCTTCAGCTGCCGTTGTTACTCGGGCTGGGCTGGCCCTACCTGCCAGGAGCCCAGGCCTGAAGAAGCAACATAA
- the HYAL3 gene encoding hyaluronidase-3 isoform X4: MRGTPPAWLPPAHHHAFVRYRLEEAFRVALAGHPHPLPVLAYARLTHRSSGRFLSQDELVQTIGVTAALGAAGVVLWGDLSFSSSEEECWHLHDYLVSTLGPYVINVTRAAMACSHQRCHGHGRCAWQDPGQLEVFLHLEPDGSPGDWESFSCRCYSGWAGPTCQEPRPEEAT, from the exons GTTACCACCTGCTCACCACCACGCATTTGTCCGATACCGCCTGGAGGAGGCCTTCCGTGTGGCCCTCGCTGGGCACCCACATCCCCTGCCTGTCCTGGCCTATGCCCGCCTCACACACCGGAGCTCTGGGAGGTTCCTGTCCCAG GATGAACTTGTGCAGACCATTGGTGTGACCGCTGCACTGGGGGCAGCCGGCGTGGTGCTCTGGGGGGACCTGAGCTTCTCCAGTTCTGAG gaGGAGTGCTGGCATCTCCATGACTACCTAGTGAGCACCCTGGGCCCTTATGTGATCAACGTGACCAGGGCAGCCATGGCCTGCAGTCACCAGCGGTGCCATGGCCATGGCCGATGTGCTTGGCAAGACCCAGGACAACTGGAAGTCTTTCTGCACCTGGAGCCAGATGGCAGCCCTGGAGATTGGGAGTCCTTCAGCTGCCGTTGTTACTCGGGCTGGGCTGGCCCTACCTGCCAGGAGCCCAGGCCTGAAGAAGCAACATAA